One window of the Sparus aurata chromosome 17, fSpaAur1.1, whole genome shotgun sequence genome contains the following:
- the id4 gene encoding DNA-binding protein inhibitor ID-4: protein MKAVTPVHPQNSSSSGNELSLHYLSKQSLNIARCRMDEEDLFCLQYDMNDCYSRLKRLVPTIPQDKKVSKVEILQHVIDYILDLQLALETHPSLHKQQTGTYPPPASNPSRTPLTVLNVDHHQRTSIVKKPEDSILCR, encoded by the exons ATGAAGGCTGTTACTCCAGTCCACCCCCAGAACTCCTCCTCCAGCGGCAACGAGCTCTCCCTGCACTATCTGTCGAAGCAGAGCCTCAACATCGCCCGGTGCAGGATGGATGAGGAGGACCTGTTCTGCCTGCAGTACGACATGAACGACTGCTACAGCCGGCTGAAGCGCCTGGTGCCCACCATTCCGCAGGATAAGAAAGTCAGCAAAGTGGAGATCCTCCAGCATGTCATAGACTACATCCTGGACCTGCAGCTGGCCCTGGAGACGCACCCTTCTCTCCATAAACAACAGACCGGGACCTACCCTCCTCCAGCCTCCAACCCCAGCCGGACACCGCTGACGGTGCTCAACGTTGACCACCATCAG aggaCGTCTATAGTCAAAAAGCCGGAGGACTCAATTTTATGCCGCTGA